From the Desulfovibrio sp. JY genome, one window contains:
- a CDS encoding universal stress protein has protein sequence MEHILVCMTPRHGAFGALGRAVALARRIPAKVSVLFVTAPPEGQATPPLAEVEARRQLRLLVERARSEGVAIEWFVAEGIFEDEVIRFAKDRKVTLLVAETTDAEGRQSERETQSLRQILHRVSCRVELVSPRKDETATQPKGKAT, from the coding sequence ATGGAACACATACTCGTTTGCATGACGCCCCGGCATGGGGCCTTCGGAGCGCTGGGACGGGCCGTTGCCCTGGCCCGGCGCATTCCGGCCAAGGTGTCCGTGCTCTTCGTCACGGCCCCGCCCGAGGGACAGGCGACCCCGCCGCTGGCCGAAGTGGAGGCGCGGCGGCAGCTGCGCCTGCTCGTCGAACGGGCCCGGTCCGAGGGCGTCGCCATCGAGTGGTTCGTGGCCGAGGGGATCTTCGAGGATGAGGTGATCCGATTCGCCAAGGACCGCAAGGTCACGCTGCTGGTGGCGGAAACAACCGACGCCGAGGGGCGGCAATCGGAGCGGGAAACACAGTCCCTGCGCCAGATCCTGCACCGGGTTTCGTGCCGGGTGGAGCTTGTCAGTCCGCGCAAGGACGAAACGGCAACGCAGCCAAAAGGAAAGGCGACATGA
- a CDS encoding HAMP domain-containing histidine kinase, with protein MLRTIRSKMIFTFAVSLFSVLVLAVFHLGSLSALRERYLVSERVEDLQNDILEVRRFEKNFLLYHDISSLREGLDYLDEVDRLAGGLTGGMAHELGEKAYREFLNDLEAYRTALSRLSEQGKPTPEETEAVRNKGKALTDFATRLLSAKRARIHETIRQSLALPFAFVGVFLAVTIAVVALVSTRVLRPLALLRETTRRVGDGDFRPVALRSDLSDEISGLMGAFNRMAHQIEVNQEDLLQARKMAALGTFTAGVAHELNNPLNNIALTADALREDYADTLDADGRELVDDITGQADRAADIVRNLLDFSRTERPPLVPLSPAEVVRSSLNLVKNQIQAAGVRLETEYAPELPPIRGDLRSLQQVLVNIVQNAAQATPPGGVVRVETCLGRDAGHIRISVADTGPGIPPSVREHIFEPFFTTKGVGKGTGLGLAVAYSLVKRHGGRIEVESPEDGGAVFTVRLPVAPPATPEDAPEQGTS; from the coding sequence ATGCTGCGCACCATCCGTTCCAAAATGATCTTCACTTTCGCGGTGAGTCTGTTCTCCGTGCTGGTTTTGGCCGTCTTTCACCTGGGCAGCCTGTCGGCGCTTCGGGAGCGCTATCTGGTCAGCGAACGGGTCGAGGACCTGCAGAACGACATTCTGGAAGTCCGGCGCTTCGAAAAAAATTTCCTGTTATATCACGATATTTCCAGCTTGCGCGAGGGCCTCGACTACCTCGACGAGGTGGACCGTCTGGCCGGCGGCCTCACCGGCGGCATGGCCCACGAACTGGGTGAAAAGGCCTATCGTGAATTTTTAAACGACCTGGAAGCCTACCGCACGGCCCTGTCCCGGCTGTCGGAGCAGGGCAAGCCCACGCCCGAGGAAACCGAGGCCGTGCGCAACAAGGGCAAGGCCCTCACCGACTTCGCCACCAGGCTCCTTTCGGCCAAGCGGGCCCGCATCCATGAGACCATCCGCCAGTCCCTGGCTTTGCCCTTCGCCTTTGTCGGCGTGTTTCTGGCCGTGACCATCGCCGTGGTGGCGCTCGTTTCCACCCGGGTGCTGCGGCCGCTGGCTCTGTTGCGCGAGACCACGCGCCGGGTGGGCGACGGCGATTTCCGGCCGGTGGCCTTGCGTTCCGATCTGTCCGACGAGATTTCCGGGCTCATGGGGGCGTTTAACCGCATGGCCCACCAGATCGAGGTCAATCAGGAGGATTTGCTCCAGGCCCGCAAGATGGCGGCGCTCGGCACCTTTACCGCCGGCGTGGCCCACGAGCTCAACAACCCGCTCAACAACATCGCGCTGACCGCCGACGCCCTGCGCGAGGATTATGCAGACACCCTCGACGCCGACGGCCGGGAGCTTGTGGACGACATCACGGGGCAGGCCGACCGGGCGGCGGACATCGTGCGCAACCTGCTCGATTTTTCCCGCACCGAGCGACCGCCCTTGGTGCCGCTTTCCCCGGCCGAAGTGGTGCGCTCGAGCCTCAATCTGGTTAAAAACCAGATACAGGCTGCGGGCGTGCGCCTGGAAACGGAGTATGCCCCGGAGCTGCCCCCCATCCGGGGGGATTTGCGCAGCCTCCAGCAGGTGCTGGTCAACATCGTGCAAAACGCCGCCCAGGCCACGCCTCCCGGCGGCGTCGTGCGCGTGGAAACCTGCCTCGGCCGGGACGCCGGCCATATCCGCATCAGCGTGGCCGATACCGGCCCCGGCATCCCCCCGAGCGTGCGGGAGCACATCTTCGAACCGTTTTTCACCACCAAGGGCGTGGGCAAGGGCACGGGCCTGGGGCTGGCCGTGGCCTATTCCCTGGTCAAGCGCCATGGCGGCCGCATCGAGGTCGAGTCCCCGGAGGACGGCGGCGCGGTCTTTACCGTGCGCCTGCCCGTCGCGCCGCCCGCCACGCCCGAAGACGCCCCGGAGCAAGGGACCTCATGA
- a CDS encoding sigma-54 dependent transcriptional regulator, whose product MKHRIAVVDDETIVCNRLSRALAKDGDAVEAFTEGRSFLARQAEDPFDLVFLDLRLPDEDGISLLPRIKAASRDTEVILVTGFGSIETAVEAVKEGAFHYVQKPVKLAEVRSLAGAALERIDLRRENARLREALRDGSEGKAMIGTSPAIRKVFAMIDKVAPIDCNVLLLGASGTGKELVARALHSQSKRSDRPFVSFNCGGFTDELISSELFGYEKGAFTGATATRIGLFESAAGGTVFLDEIGEMPLSMQVKLLRVIQERKLLRVGGTKPIDLDVRLIAATNKDLKHEAAVGAFREDLFFRLNVVTIHLPRLDERRDDIAPLTTHFLEKYSLAFHKAVTRVEPEAMRILCAYSYPGNVRELENIVERGVALAEGETLRVQDLPSDLRQLSFDSIEGEGLMSLEEMERRYIMRVLERTGYNKGLSAQILDVPRTTLWRKLKQYGLD is encoded by the coding sequence ATGAAGCATCGCATCGCCGTGGTGGATGACGAGACCATCGTGTGCAACCGCCTCAGCCGCGCCCTGGCCAAGGACGGCGACGCGGTGGAGGCCTTCACCGAGGGCCGGTCGTTTCTGGCCCGTCAGGCCGAGGACCCGTTCGACCTGGTCTTTCTGGATTTGCGCCTGCCGGACGAGGACGGCATTTCGCTTTTGCCCCGCATCAAGGCGGCCTCGCGCGACACCGAAGTGATCCTCGTGACCGGGTTCGGCTCCATCGAGACGGCGGTGGAGGCGGTCAAGGAGGGGGCGTTCCACTACGTCCAAAAGCCGGTGAAGCTGGCCGAAGTGCGAAGCCTCGCCGGCGCGGCCCTGGAGCGCATCGACCTGCGCCGGGAAAACGCCCGGCTGCGCGAGGCACTGCGCGACGGTTCCGAGGGCAAGGCCATGATCGGCACCTCGCCGGCCATCCGCAAGGTCTTCGCCATGATCGACAAGGTGGCCCCCATCGACTGCAACGTCCTGCTGCTTGGGGCCAGCGGCACGGGCAAGGAGCTGGTGGCACGGGCGCTGCACAGCCAGAGCAAGCGCAGCGACCGCCCGTTCGTGTCGTTTAACTGCGGCGGGTTTACCGACGAACTCATCAGCAGCGAGCTGTTCGGCTACGAGAAGGGGGCCTTTACCGGCGCGACGGCAACCCGCATCGGGCTCTTCGAATCCGCGGCCGGGGGCACGGTCTTTCTCGACGAGATCGGCGAGATGCCCCTTTCCATGCAGGTCAAGCTCCTGCGCGTCATCCAGGAGCGCAAGCTCCTGCGCGTCGGCGGCACCAAGCCCATCGACCTCGACGTGCGCCTCATTGCCGCCACCAACAAGGACCTCAAGCACGAGGCCGCGGTCGGCGCGTTTCGCGAGGACCTGTTTTTTCGCTTAAACGTCGTGACCATCCACCTGCCGCGCCTGGACGAGCGCCGCGACGACATCGCCCCCCTGACCACCCACTTCCTGGAAAAATACAGCCTGGCCTTCCACAAGGCCGTCACCCGGGTCGAGCCCGAGGCCATGCGCATCCTTTGTGCCTACAGCTACCCGGGCAATGTCCGGGAGCTGGAAAACATCGTGGAGCGCGGCGTGGCCCTGGCCGAGGGCGAGACGCTGCGGGTCCAGGACCTGCCCTCGGACCTGCGCCAGCTCTCCTTCGACTCCATCGAGGGCGAGGGGCTCATGTCGCTTGAAGAGATGGAGCGGCGCTACATCATGCGGGTGCTTGAGCGCACGGGCTACAACAAGGGGCTTTCGGCCCAGATTCTGGACGTGCCCCGCACCACGCTGTGGCGCAAGCTCAAGCAGTACGGCCTGGACTAG
- a CDS encoding YaiI/YqxD family protein, with amino-acid sequence MHIYVDADALPTPIKEILFRAAIRLDLGLTLIANKSLAVPASPRISAIRVGQGFDVVDAAIVARVAPGDLVITADIPLAALVIEKDAHALSPRGELYGKDNIQGRLAMRNLLYDLRSSGVVTGGPPPLGNRDKAAFANQLDIFLTAHARD; translated from the coding sequence ATGCACATCTATGTCGATGCCGACGCCTTGCCGACCCCCATCAAGGAAATCCTGTTCCGCGCGGCCATACGCCTGGACCTCGGGCTGACTCTTATCGCCAACAAGTCCCTGGCCGTGCCGGCCTCGCCCCGCATCAGCGCCATCCGGGTGGGCCAGGGCTTCGACGTGGTGGACGCGGCCATCGTCGCCCGGGTCGCGCCCGGCGATCTGGTGATCACGGCGGATATCCCGCTGGCCGCCCTGGTCATCGAAAAAGACGCCCACGCCCTGAGCCCCAGAGGGGAGCTCTACGGCAAGGACAACATCCAGGGCCGTCTGGCTATGCGGAATCTGCTGTATGATTTGCGCAGCAGCGGCGTGGTCACCGGGGGCCCCCCGCCGCTCGGCAACCGCGACAAGGCGGCATTCGCCAACCAGCTCGACATCTTCCTGACCGCCCACGCCAGGGACTGA
- a CDS encoding AarF/ABC1/UbiB kinase family protein has product MFSLASIPHLARNARRFKEIAGVLAKYGLAEFLAVIDPSFFKDHLTGPAGRSLAAMRRDERLRLALGELGPTAIKLGQILSTRADLVGPDLASELAKLRDDTAPDAPESVRRTIEAELGAPIADLFADFQETPIASASIGQVHRATLPDGTAVVVKVQHAGIEDDVRADLDIAMGLAELAERGIVHLRLYQPLAVATEIRRTILRELDFTREEKNLRHFAANFAGDARVAFPRSFPERSARRVLTMEELSGRTVAEMAAGPKTPEENARRATLARNAADIFFEMIFRDNFFHADPHPGNILILGEDRLGLLDCGMVGRIDERTRRALEEVLVAVATGDAEAMTEQVTRLGRVPPGLDREALRADIEEFVADYAGQSVGEFDLSGALGDVMGLVRRHGILLPPSVAMLIKVFIVLEGAAATLNPGFSLIEVITPYASKILMRRFSPGELFGRLRRSSRDWSALFDAFPRDVLEILRRGREGRLDVQLSHKGLDAPINRLVYGMLCAALFLGSCLLLANRVPPILFGVSLFGALGGFWSLGLGLRLLRAIKRSGALGRDS; this is encoded by the coding sequence GTGTTCTCCCTGGCCAGCATTCCGCATCTGGCCCGAAACGCCCGGCGGTTCAAGGAAATCGCCGGCGTTTTGGCCAAGTACGGCTTGGCCGAGTTCCTGGCGGTCATCGACCCGTCCTTTTTCAAGGACCATTTGACGGGACCGGCCGGGAGAAGCCTGGCCGCCATGCGCCGCGACGAGCGGCTGCGCCTGGCGCTCGGCGAACTGGGGCCCACGGCCATCAAGCTGGGCCAGATACTGAGCACCCGGGCCGATCTGGTCGGCCCGGACCTGGCCAGTGAGCTGGCCAAACTGCGCGACGACACCGCGCCCGACGCGCCGGAGAGCGTGCGCCGCACCATCGAGGCCGAACTCGGCGCGCCCATCGCGGATCTTTTCGCCGACTTCCAGGAAACGCCCATCGCCTCGGCTTCCATCGGCCAGGTGCACCGGGCGACGCTGCCCGACGGCACGGCCGTGGTGGTCAAGGTGCAGCACGCCGGCATCGAGGACGACGTGCGGGCCGACCTGGACATCGCCATGGGCCTGGCCGAGCTGGCCGAACGGGGCATCGTGCACCTGCGCCTGTACCAGCCCCTGGCCGTGGCGACGGAAATACGCCGCACCATCCTTCGCGAACTGGATTTTACCCGCGAGGAGAAAAATCTCCGCCATTTCGCGGCCAATTTCGCCGGCGACGCCCGGGTGGCCTTTCCCCGCTCCTTTCCGGAACGCAGCGCCCGCCGGGTGCTGACCATGGAGGAGCTTTCAGGCCGCACCGTGGCCGAGATGGCGGCCGGGCCGAAGACACCCGAGGAAAACGCCCGCCGGGCAACCCTGGCCCGAAACGCGGCGGACATCTTTTTCGAGATGATCTTCCGCGACAATTTCTTTCATGCCGACCCGCATCCGGGCAACATCCTGATCCTTGGCGAAGACCGGCTGGGGCTGCTCGACTGCGGCATGGTGGGGCGCATCGACGAGCGCACCCGCCGGGCGCTGGAGGAGGTGCTGGTGGCCGTGGCGACCGGCGACGCCGAGGCCATGACCGAACAGGTCACTCGCCTTGGCCGGGTGCCGCCGGGGCTCGACCGCGAGGCGCTTCGGGCCGACATCGAGGAGTTCGTGGCCGACTACGCCGGCCAGTCCGTGGGGGAATTCGATCTGTCCGGAGCCCTTGGCGACGTCATGGGGCTCGTGCGCCGCCACGGCATTTTGCTGCCGCCGAGCGTGGCCATGCTCATCAAGGTCTTCATCGTGCTCGAGGGCGCGGCAGCCACGCTCAATCCCGGCTTTTCCCTGATCGAGGTCATCACGCCCTATGCCTCGAAAATCCTCATGCGCCGCTTTTCGCCGGGCGAACTTTTCGGGCGGCTTAGGCGCAGCTCCCGGGACTGGAGCGCACTTTTCGACGCCTTTCCCCGCGACGTTTTGGAAATCCTGCGCCGGGGCCGGGAAGGCCGCCTCGACGTGCAGCTTTCCCACAAGGGCCTGGACGCGCCCATAAACCGCCTCGTCTACGGCATGCTCTGCGCGGCGCTCTTTCTGGGCTCGTGTCTGCTTCTCGCCAACCGGGTGCCGCCCATCCTCTTCGGCGTGTCGCTTTTCGGCGCCCTGGGCGGCTTCTGGTCCTTGGGGCTCGGACTGCGGCTTTTGCGGGCCATCAAGCGCTCCGGGGCCCTGGGCCGGGATTCCTGA
- the folD gene encoding bifunctional methylenetetrahydrofolate dehydrogenase/methenyltetrahydrofolate cyclohydrolase FolD, which translates to MLLIDGKKVAAELRQKVKDDVDAIVREYGRAPHLAVILVGEDPASQIYVRYKEKACEEVGIVSRIWRLDGATGQCALEKLITELSGSDDIDGILLQLPLPRGLDVGRCLSLVDPKKDVDGFHPENVGRLSIGLPGLKPCTPYGVIKLLEYYGLSPAGKNAVVVGRSNIVGKPMAMLLSAHSPFGNATVTVCHSRTPDLGAVCRQADLIVPAIGKARLITRDMVKPGAVIVDVGMNRLPDGKLSGDVDFDGVKDVVSAITPVPGGVGPMTIATLMSNTVEAFRWRREKPLCPVE; encoded by the coding sequence ATGCTGCTTATCGACGGGAAAAAAGTCGCGGCCGAGTTGCGCCAGAAGGTCAAGGACGACGTGGACGCCATTGTCCGGGAATACGGCCGGGCGCCCCATCTGGCCGTGATCCTGGTCGGCGAGGACCCCGCGTCCCAGATCTACGTCCGCTACAAGGAAAAAGCCTGCGAGGAAGTGGGCATCGTGTCGCGCATCTGGCGCCTCGACGGCGCGACCGGCCAGTGCGCCCTGGAAAAGCTCATCACGGAACTGAGCGGCAGCGACGACATCGACGGCATCCTGCTCCAGCTTCCCCTGCCCCGGGGCCTGGACGTGGGCCGCTGCCTGTCCCTGGTCGACCCCAAAAAGGACGTGGACGGCTTCCACCCGGAAAACGTCGGCCGGCTCTCCATCGGCCTGCCGGGACTCAAGCCCTGCACGCCCTACGGCGTCATCAAGCTGCTCGAATACTACGGCCTGTCCCCGGCCGGCAAAAACGCCGTGGTGGTCGGGCGCAGCAACATCGTGGGCAAGCCCATGGCCATGCTGCTGTCCGCCCATTCCCCCTTCGGCAACGCCACGGTCACGGTGTGCCATTCGCGCACCCCGGACCTCGGCGCGGTCTGCCGGCAGGCCGATCTCATCGTGCCGGCCATCGGCAAGGCCAGGCTCATCACCCGGGACATGGTCAAGCCCGGCGCGGTGATCGTGGACGTGGGCATGAACCGCCTGCCCGACGGCAAGCTGTCCGGCGACGTGGATTTCGACGGGGTCAAGGACGTCGTTTCGGCCATCACCCCGGTGCCCGGCGGCGTGGGCCCCATGACCATCGCCACGCTCATGTCCAACACCGTGGAGGCGTTTCGCTGGCGGCGGGAAAAGCCGCTTTGCCCGGTGGAGTAG
- the eno gene encoding phosphopyruvate hydratase yields MSTIAAVWAREILDSRGNPTVEVEVTLESGASGRAAVPSGASTGSREALELRDQDASRYGGKGVAKAVENVQGELAEAVIGMDALQQVAIDNLMIDTDGTENKSRLGANAILGVSLATARAASSFLGLPLYQYIGGVNSKVLPVPMMNIINGGMHAPNNLDIQEFMIVPLGARTFADALRMGAETFHTLKSILAADGLMTAVGDEGGFAPNLKDHDEAFKYIIKAIEEAGYRPGDEISLAIDAAASEFFKNGKYVLGGEKRTMSADEMIAYLSGFVDRYPIISIEDGLAEGDWDGWKKLTMELGERIQLVGDDIFVTNPDILAEGIDQGVANSILIKLNQIGTVTETLDTIEMAKQAAYTTVVSHRSGETEDSFIADLAVAVNAGQIKSGSLSRSDRLSKYNQLLRIEEELEDMAIFYGPVMAGQWYDVVEDDAE; encoded by the coding sequence ATGAGCACTATTGCCGCCGTCTGGGCCAGGGAAATCCTCGATTCCCGCGGCAATCCCACCGTCGAAGTGGAAGTCACTCTGGAATCCGGCGCCTCCGGCCGGGCCGCCGTTCCCTCCGGAGCCTCCACCGGCTCGCGTGAGGCCCTGGAGCTGCGCGACCAGGACGCTTCCCGCTACGGCGGAAAGGGCGTCGCCAAGGCCGTGGAGAACGTCCAGGGCGAACTGGCCGAGGCCGTCATCGGCATGGACGCCCTGCAACAGGTGGCTATCGACAACCTGATGATCGACACCGACGGCACGGAGAACAAGTCGCGCCTGGGCGCCAACGCCATCCTCGGCGTGTCCCTGGCCACCGCCCGCGCCGCGTCCTCCTTCCTCGGCCTGCCGCTGTACCAGTACATCGGCGGCGTCAACTCCAAGGTGCTGCCCGTGCCGATGATGAACATCATCAACGGCGGCATGCACGCCCCCAACAACCTGGACATCCAGGAATTCATGATCGTGCCGCTCGGCGCGCGCACCTTCGCCGACGCCCTGCGCATGGGGGCCGAGACCTTCCACACCCTGAAGAGCATCCTGGCCGCCGACGGGCTCATGACCGCCGTGGGCGACGAAGGCGGCTTCGCCCCCAATCTCAAGGACCACGACGAGGCCTTCAAGTACATCATCAAGGCCATCGAGGAAGCCGGCTACCGGCCGGGCGACGAGATCTCGCTGGCCATCGACGCCGCCGCTTCCGAGTTCTTCAAGAACGGCAAATACGTCCTTGGCGGTGAAAAGCGCACCATGAGCGCCGACGAAATGATCGCCTACCTCTCGGGCTTCGTCGACCGCTACCCCATCATCTCCATCGAGGACGGCCTGGCCGAAGGCGACTGGGACGGCTGGAAGAAGCTCACCATGGAGCTTGGCGAACGCATCCAGCTGGTCGGCGACGACATCTTCGTCACCAACCCCGACATCCTGGCCGAGGGCATCGACCAGGGCGTGGCCAACTCCATCCTCATCAAGCTCAACCAGATCGGCACCGTGACCGAGACCCTGGACACCATCGAGATGGCCAAGCAGGCCGCCTACACCACGGTCGTGTCCCACCGCTCGGGCGAGACCGAGGACAGCTTCATCGCGGACCTGGCCGTGGCCGTCAACGCCGGCCAGATCAAGTCCGGATCGCTGTCGCGCTCCGACCGGCTGTCCAAGTACAACCAGCTCCTGCGCATCGAAGAGGAGCTCGAGGACATGGCCATCTTCTACGGCCCGGTCATGGCCGGCCAGTGGTACGATGTCGTCGAGGACGACGCGGAGTAA
- a CDS encoding tetratricopeptide repeat protein: protein MLPEILGCYQSQKLERMGKAGAATRDFTQRIDWLAMRLDTARILIFPLDDKTLPMPLQKTVTSEEFLAHFLPAPLVFKERLAPAALVLSRLLRDAGATVDQNALPDAERALFTVILVALAAAGAPDDDATALSVLRQAGASDPEGHGQKAAINAFGIRLRKQKNYDTAIAYYRKALELAPGDERLMFNLARVLFEKGDLAACRDILTQAVGLDAEFSEAKKFLRYIERREGRADLRDFPDITI from the coding sequence ATGCTGCCGGAAATTCTCGGTTGCTATCAGTCGCAAAAGCTCGAACGGATGGGCAAGGCCGGAGCCGCCACCCGCGACTTCACCCAGCGCATCGACTGGCTGGCCATGCGCCTGGACACGGCCCGCATCCTCATCTTTCCCCTGGACGACAAGACCCTGCCCATGCCCTTGCAAAAAACCGTCACCTCGGAGGAATTCCTGGCCCACTTCCTGCCGGCCCCGCTCGTGTTCAAGGAACGGCTGGCCCCGGCCGCTTTGGTGCTCTCGCGCCTTTTGCGCGACGCCGGCGCGACGGTGGACCAAAACGCCCTGCCCGACGCCGAACGCGCCCTGTTCACGGTCATCCTCGTGGCCCTGGCCGCCGCGGGCGCGCCCGACGACGACGCCACCGCCTTGTCCGTGTTGCGACAGGCCGGCGCCAGCGACCCGGAGGGCCATGGCCAGAAAGCCGCCATCAACGCCTTCGGCATCCGCCTGCGCAAACAAAAAAACTACGACACCGCCATCGCCTACTACCGCAAGGCCCTGGAACTGGCGCCGGGCGACGAACGGCTCATGTTCAACCTGGCCCGGGTGCTTTTCGAAAAGGGCGATCTGGCCGCCTGCCGCGATATCCTGACCCAGGCCGTGGGCCTCGACGCGGAGTTTAGCGAGGCGAAAAAATTCCTGCGCTATATCGAACGGCGGGAAGGACGCGCCGATCTCCGCGATTTTCCGGACATCACAATTTGA
- a CDS encoding type III pantothenate kinase, translating to MPALLIDVGNTNIKFGLAERSGLGPSFALPTNHSATPDSLGLSLVTALSIHGVRPADVETAIASSVVPPLNPVLSQAVSRYIGSRLHFVSVDIPVPLKNLYGRPHEVGADRLVTAYAGRLAVSTPSVIVVDFGTATNFDCVRDDAFLGGLICPGMRTSLSGLVSKTAKLPHVALDPGDGALSIGRSTTDCINQGFVFGFADMVSGITARLMAHLGGETHVIATGGFAEKLAPICPAIRDVRPELLLEGLRQLWLGRDQGRARRDKRLP from the coding sequence ATGCCCGCCCTGCTCATCGACGTTGGCAACACCAACATCAAGTTCGGTCTGGCCGAGCGTTCGGGGCTGGGGCCGTCGTTCGCCCTGCCGACCAACCATTCGGCCACCCCGGACAGCCTGGGACTCTCCCTGGTCACGGCCCTGTCCATCCACGGCGTGCGGCCGGCCGACGTGGAAACCGCCATCGCCTCGAGCGTGGTGCCGCCCCTGAACCCCGTCCTTTCCCAGGCCGTCTCGCGCTACATCGGCTCCCGGCTGCATTTCGTGTCCGTCGACATCCCGGTGCCGCTCAAAAATCTCTACGGCCGGCCCCACGAAGTCGGCGCGGACCGCCTCGTCACGGCCTATGCCGGCCGGCTGGCCGTTTCCACGCCCTCGGTCATCGTGGTCGATTTCGGCACGGCCACCAACTTCGACTGCGTGCGGGACGACGCCTTTCTCGGCGGGCTCATCTGCCCCGGCATGCGCACCTCGCTGTCCGGCCTAGTCAGCAAGACGGCCAAGCTGCCCCACGTGGCCCTCGACCCGGGCGACGGCGCGCTCTCCATCGGACGTTCCACCACGGATTGCATCAACCAGGGATTTGTGTTCGGCTTTGCCGATATGGTATCGGGCATCACCGCCCGCCTGATGGCCCATCTGGGCGGCGAGACCCACGTCATCGCCACCGGCGGCTTCGCCGAGAAGCTTGCCCCCATCTGCCCGGCCATCCGCGACGTGCGGCCGGAACTGTTGCTCGAGGGATTGCGCCAACTCTGGCTCGGCCGGGACCAGGGCCGCGCCCGGCGCGACAAACGCCTGCCATAG
- a CDS encoding arylesterase, with amino-acid sequence MTFPAPAAEIRLAALGDSLTAGYGLPADDAFPAKLQAALAARGYHVVIDNFGVSGDTTIGGLSRLEGVMKTAPDGVILELGANDMLRGQDPEAAKANLDTIMARLAKAGIPVLLCGMRSAKNYGADYAAAFDAIYPALAQKYHAVLYPFFLDGVTGHYGLTLPDGLHPTAKGVDVIVGRILPDVETFLKHVTAAPAAKAAQAAATR; translated from the coding sequence ATGACGTTCCCCGCCCCGGCCGCCGAAATCCGTCTGGCCGCCCTTGGCGACAGCCTGACCGCCGGCTACGGCCTGCCCGCCGACGACGCCTTTCCGGCCAAGCTCCAGGCGGCGCTTGCGGCCAGGGGCTACCATGTGGTCATCGACAATTTCGGTGTCTCGGGCGACACGACCATCGGCGGCCTGTCCCGCCTGGAAGGCGTCATGAAGACCGCCCCCGACGGCGTCATCCTCGAGCTCGGGGCCAACGACATGCTGCGCGGCCAGGACCCCGAGGCGGCCAAGGCGAACCTGGACACCATCATGGCCAGGCTCGCCAAGGCCGGCATTCCGGTGCTGTTATGCGGCATGCGCTCGGCCAAAAACTACGGCGCGGACTACGCCGCCGCCTTTGACGCCATTTATCCGGCGCTGGCCCAAAAATACCACGCCGTGCTCTATCCCTTTTTCCTCGACGGCGTCACCGGCCATTACGGCCTGACCCTGCCTGACGGCCTACACCCGACCGCCAAGGGCGTGGACGTCATCGTGGGACGCATCCTGCCCGACGTCGAAACGTTCCTCAAACACGTAACCGCCGCCCCGGCCGCCAAGGCAGCCCAGGCCGCCGCGACCCGGTAA
- a CDS encoding ABC transporter ATP-binding protein: protein MGGPADNMIALSDVRLTLQSRAGRVNILRGVDLAAAPGERLAVMGPSGAGKTSLLMLLAGLERATSGSVRVAGHDLSAMDEDALAAFRRENVGIVFQGFHLVPAMTALENAALSLEFAGRRDAFDRAREALADVGLSDRLDHFPAELSGGEQQRVALARALAPRPRLLLADEPTGNLDSETGLRVMDLLFSLAAGTTLVLVTHDPGLAGRCGRVARLRDGRMEDGVAA from the coding sequence ATGGGTGGTCCGGCTGATAACATGATTGCGCTGTCGGATGTGCGCCTGACGTTACAAAGCCGGGCCGGCCGGGTCAACATCCTGCGCGGCGTGGATCTGGCCGCCGCTCCGGGCGAGCGGCTGGCCGTCATGGGGCCTTCGGGCGCGGGCAAAACCTCGCTTCTGATGCTCCTGGCCGGGCTGGAGCGGGCCACGTCGGGCTCGGTGCGCGTTGCCGGCCACGATCTTTCGGCCATGGACGAGGACGCCCTGGCCGCCTTTCGCCGGGAAAACGTGGGCATTGTCTTTCAAGGTTTTCATCTGGTGCCGGCCATGACCGCCCTGGAAAACGCGGCCCTGTCCCTGGAATTCGCCGGCCGTCGCGACGCCTTCGACCGGGCCCGGGAGGCTCTGGCGGACGTGGGCCTGTCCGACAGGCTGGACCATTTCCCGGCCGAGCTTTCCGGCGGCGAACAGCAGCGGGTGGCCCTGGCCCGGGCCCTGGCTCCCCGGCCGCGCCTGCTCCTCGCCGACGAACCCACGGGCAACCTCGACAGCGAGACCGGACTTCGGGTGATGGACCTGCTTTTCTCCCTGGCCGCCGGCACGACCCTGGTGCTGGTCACCCACGACCCGGGTCTGGCCGGACGCTGCGGCCGGGTGGCCAGGCTGCGCGACGGTCGCATGGAAGACGGAGTGGCGGCGTAA